One stretch of Arachis hypogaea cultivar Tifrunner chromosome 20, arahy.Tifrunner.gnm2.J5K5, whole genome shotgun sequence DNA includes these proteins:
- the LOC112785275 gene encoding uncharacterized protein, whose amino-acid sequence MDIEEWEYLPDNGYLDFNDEGGKQIFLGKRNLEPKSAFDMDYFCSSPPRSPRTMMHNNHNHNQLVPLPILLQPRIGNSSSDKRDITNNVVSPKTVDHDTVSQVFFKTKENEFADMKLDTGSFKFEEKGEMITSPRMITSPRMKIEKKEVLGMECDDEDEEEEDRSWEEENEGGFNIWKWSLSGVGAICSFGVAAATICFLFFGSHQKRNNILHDNNIRFQIYAEDKNIKKVVQHATKFNEAVSVVAGVPISRAHITIGGYYDGL is encoded by the exons ATGGATATTGAAGAGTGGGAGTACCTTCCAGATAATGGGTACCTTGATTTCAATGATGAGGGTGGCAAGCAAATCTTCCTTGGCAAGAGAAACTTAGAGCCAAAAAGTGCTTTTGACATGGATTACTTTTGTTCATCTCCACCAAGAAGCCCAAGGACCATGATGCACAACAATCACAATCACAATCAACTTGTTCCTCTTCCAATTCTTTTACAACCCAGAATCGGAAACTCCTCATCAGATAAGAGAGACATCACAAACAACGTTGTTTCCCCTAAGACAGTTGATCATGATACTGTCTCACAGGTTTTCTTCAAGACCAAGGAAAACGAATTCGCCGACATGAAATTGGACACAG GTAGCTTCAAATTTGAGGAGAAAGGCGAGATGATTACGTCTCCAAGAATGATAACTTCGCCTAGAATGAAGATTgagaagaaagaagttcttggGATGGAGtgtgatgatgaggatgaagaggaagaggatcgaagttgggaagaagagaatgAGGGTGGATTCAACATATGGAAGTGGAGCTTGAGTGGGGTTGGAGCTATCTGTTCTTTTGGTGTTGCTGCAGCCACCATCTGTTTTCTCTTCTTTGGAAGCCACCAAAAGAGGAACAACATCCTTCACGACAACAACATTCGCTTCCAGATCTATGCCGAAGACAAG AACATTAAAAAAGTGGTACAGCATGCAACAAAATTTAATGAAGCAGTTTCTGTAGTGGCAGGTGTTCCTATAAGCAGAGCTCACATAACCATTGGAGGTTACTATGATGGACTTTGA
- the LOC112784327 gene encoding glutamate dehydrogenase 1, which produces MNALAATNRNFRLASKLLGIDSKLAKSLLIPFREVKVECTIPKDDGSLATYVGFRIQHDNSRGPMKGGIRYHPQVETDEVNALAQLMTWKAAVANIPYGGAKGGIGCDPSELTVSELERLTRVFTQKIHDLIGIQIDVPAPDMGTGPQTMAWILDEYSKFHGHSPAIVTGKPIDLGGSLGRDAATGRGVLFATEALLNQHGKTISGQRFVIQGFGNVGSWAAKLISEKGGKVVAVSDITGGIKNSEGLNIPSLLKHSKEHRGVRGFQGGDPIDPNSILLQDCDVLIPAALGGVINRENANEIKAKFVVEAANHPTDPEADEILKKKGVVILPDILANSGGVTVSYFEWVQNIQGFMWDEEKVNKELKTYMTKGFKDVKEMCKTHDCDLRMGAFTLAVNRVARATLLRGWEA; this is translated from the exons ATGAATGCATTAGCAGCCACAAACAGGAACTTTAGGTTGGCTTCTAAGCTTCTTGGAATAGATTCAAAGCTTGCCAAGAGTTTGCTGATTCCATTCAGGGAAGTGAAG GTTGAGTGTACAATACCAAAAGACGATGGAAGCTTAGCAACTTACGTTGGATTCAGAATTCAACATGATAATTCTAGAGGACCAATGAAAGGAGGGATTCGATACCATCCACAG GTTGAAACGGACGAAGTGAATGCTTTGGCGCAACTAATGACGTGGAAGGCAGCAGTAGCAAACATACCATATGGTGGTGCGAAAGGAGGCATAGGTTGTGATCCTTCAGAATTAACTGTTTCTGAGTTGGAAAGACTTACCCGAGTTTTCACTCAGAAAATTCATGATCTCATTGGAATTCAGATTGATGTTCCAGCACCTGACATGGGAACTGGACCCCAGACTATGGCCTGGATCCTAGATGAGTATTCCAAATTTCATGGCCACTCACCTGCAATTGTCACCGGCAAACCTATT GATCTTGGTGGATCTCTGGGGAGAGATGCAGCTACAGGGCGAGGAGTGCTGTTTGCAACTGAGGCTTTGCTTAATCAGCATGGAAAGACAATATCAGGCCAACGCTTTGTCATACAG GGATTTGGGAATGTGGGGTCTTGGGCTGCCAAATTAATAAGCGAAAAAGGTGGAAAAGTGGTAGCAGTGAGTGACATAACCGGAGGAATCAAGAACagtgaaggtttgaacatcccaAGCCTACTAAAACATTCTAAAGAACACAGAGGAGTAAGAGGATTTCAAGGTGGAGATCCTATTGATCCCAATTCAATATTGCTTCAAGATTGTGATGTTCTCATTCCTGCAGCTCTTGGTGGTGTCATCAATAG GGAAAATGCAAATGAGATCAAAGCCAAATTCGTTGTTGAAGCAGCCAATCATCCAACTGACCCAGAGGCTGATGAG ATTctcaaaaagaaaggagtagtGATCCTCCCAGATATATTGGCAAATTCAGGAGGAGTTACAGTTAGCTACTTTGAATGGGTGCAG AATATACAAGGGTTCATGTGGGATGAAGAGAAGGTGAACAAAGAGTTGAAGACATACATGACCAAAGGTTTCAAAGATGTGAAGGAGATGTGCAAAACCCATGATTGTGATCTTCGTATGGGAGCCTTTACCCTTGCTGTTAACCGTGTGGCAAGGGCTACACTCCTTAGGGGTTGGGAAGCTTGA
- the LOC112782709 gene encoding ADP-glucose phosphorylase yields the protein MAATTSGSAGNRIPELRKDAISNRWVIFSPARAKRPSEFKSNSPAVSDQQLHQRCPFCIGNEHQCAPEIFRFPPDNPDWTLRLIQNLYPALSRDLPSPAPARLANNLTGSVLDGFGFHDVIIETPVHSVQLLDLSPHDVAQVFLAHIKRIHQLATNDSIKYVQVFKNHGASAGASMTHSHSQMIALPVIPPNVSARLGNMKDYFEKTGKCCICEIQQEDLLIDTSDNFFSLVPYAATFPFEIWIVPRHHSAHFHELDAEKAIDLGRLLKLMLRKMSLQLNNPPFNYMIHTSPLHSNASELAYTHWFIQIVPQLTLTAGFEIATGCHINPVFPEDAAKVLREVNVPESG from the exons ATGGCAGCAACTACAAGTGGTAGCGCAGGGAATCGAATCCCAGAGCTGAGAAAAGACGCAATCTCAAACCGATGGGTAATATTCTCACCTGCCAGAGCCAAACGACCCTCCGAATTCAAGTCCAACTCGCCGGCCGTCTCAGACCAACAGCTTCACCAGCGATGCCCTTTCTGCATCGGCAATGAGCACCAGTGCGCTCCTGAGATCTTCCGCTTTCCACCTGACAACCCCGATTGGACCCTCCGCCTCATCCAGAACCTTTATCCTGCTCTCTCCCGCGACCTCCCTTCCCCCGCCCCTGCCCGACTCGCTAACAACCTCACCGGTTCGGTTCTTGATGGCTTCGGCTTCCACGACGTCATAATCGAGACCCCGGTTCATTCGGTTCAGCTATTGGATTTATCGCCGCACGATGTTGCCCAGGTTTTCCTCGCTCATATCAAGAGGATCCACCAGCTCGCTACCAATGACTCTATCAAATATGTGcag GTGTTCAAAAACCATGGTGCTTCAGCTGGTGCATCAATGACTCATTCTCACAGTCAGATGATAGCTCTTCCTGTTATTCCACCTAATGTTTCCGCTCGTCTCGGAAATATGAAGGATTATTTCGAGAAGACAGGCAAATGTTGTATTTGTGAAATTCAACAGGAGGATCTTTTAATTGATACATCTGATAACTTCTTTTCACTGGTTCCGTATGCCGCTACATTTCCTTTTGAGATATGGATTGTTCCCAGGCATCACTCAGCTCATTTCCATGAATTGGATGCCGAAAAG GCCATTGACCTTGGAAGGTTGTTGAAACTAATGCTTAGAAAGATGTCTCTGCAATTGAACAATCCACCGTTCAATTATATGATTCACACTAGTCCATTGCACAGTAATGCATCAGAATTAGCATACACTCATTGGTTCATACAGATAGTGCCTCAACTAACACTGACTGCGGGTTTTGAAATCGCAACTGGGTGTCACATAAATCCTGTTTTCCCGGAAGATGCTGCGAAGGTTCTGAGAGAAGTAAATGTACCAGAGTCAGGATGA
- the LOC112782710 gene encoding protein NDH-DEPENDENT CYCLIC ELECTRON FLOW 5 gives MELKNGSVVSMLLPSGVITSYKAPMWHGGTVELLHTAVSEGDHGAALIQGGIFSNFTFTTDDCQVSFSPTHWVLSKIKSHPEESIKVELINKSSEDKIGIKYIVTLEEDGLQSEFEVQNSMHLPLQITGSILSHLTVSSPEATYAVGLERSNYWRRPLLESEFILSPPPDSNYQEGFGKIWNIPALQQLIPHWGATKDQNKEDMSGEEEDGYKNLRDKISLIYTDAPRSITVIDRGRRNSLSIGRIGLDEMYLFSPGSKVEIYSKYSYILVGQTAILKPIVVNPQDVWNGGQYIHNPNL, from the exons ATGGAACTGAAAAACGGAAGCGTTGTGAGCATGTTGCTGCCCAGTGGGGTGATCACCTCCTACAAGGCTCCCATGTGGCATGGCGGCACGGTGGAGCTGCTGCACACTGCGGTGTCAGAGGGAGATCATGGTGCTGCCCTCATTCAAGGAGGGATCTTTTCAAACTTCACTTTCACAACTGATGACTGCCAAGTTTCTTTCTCTCCAACTCATTGGGTCCTCAGTAAAATTAAAAGCCACCCTGAGGAATCCATTAAG GtagaattaataaataaatcaTCAGAGGACAAGATTGGAATTAAGTACATTGTAACTTTAGAAGAAGATGGGTTGCAGTCAGAGTTTGAAGTCCAAAACTCAATGCATTTACCCCTTCAGATAACAGGGTCCATCCTGAGCCATCTGACAGTGAGTTCACCAGAAGCAACCTATGCAGTTGGATTAGAAAGATCAAATTACTGGAGGAGGCCCCTTTTGGAATCAGAATTTATTTTGAGTCCTCCTCCGGATTCTAATTACCAAGAAGGGTTTGGAAAAATATGGAACATACCAGCACTTCAGCAACTAATTCCTCATTGGGGTGCAACAAAAGATCAGAACAAAGaagatatgagtggtgaagaagAGGATGGGTATAAGAATTTACGAGACAAGATTAGTCTCATTTACACAGATGCCCCTCGTAGTATTACAGTTATTGATAGG GGTAGAAGAAACTCATTGTCAATTGGAAGGATCGGATTGGACGAGATGTACCTCTTCAGTCCTGGCTCAAAAGTTGAAATTTACAGCAAGTATTCTTACATATTGGTTGGCCAAACTGCCATTCTCAAACCAATAGTAGTAAATCCTCAAGATGTTTGGAACGGAGGGCAATACATACACAATCCAAATCTATAA
- the LOC112782708 gene encoding protein SINE1: MGKSFSPTLLRELENLDKDPDSYKSVMRSLKSYVKDLDIEAIPIFVAQVFETAKIGSLSKELTVSLYEVLAQVHSVKIVPMIGSIMQSIVQTLASSAGSLQIQEACSKVVLAIARYGIDPTTAEDKKRNIICSLCKPLCDGLSSTQECLTSGAALCLKALVDSDNWRFASDEMVNKVCLNVAAALEGKSQANAHMDLVMSLAKSNPLIVEAYARLLIQAGLRILNAGAEILEANFQKRLAAIQMVNLLMKCIDSRSIFSELEQIIEKMEICQFDNMACVKDAAYEALQTARRITASKKSCVKSPASVTGSNFRSDCMEADSFYGDEDHSPTACISPEPQTLDFFPGYEYAVKSPILASQPSQHSKYSRRGVNRKLWSQGNGRIDVSLRDGLFSAVAQENAWSGHTENPFCNQARNLSDEFAGFVNMNSCHRVSRSTTTSPRRSQIGVNSDTMNNFMTPQKLIHSLEDPDAETSCCSNRQSRRVRSLSTGNVERSRRSNFEHDENCFTDYVNCDCNPNGSLFDYDEFQDGQEPVSPTDDIPVGSALQVPPENSDNIETVRIRKPFQKTKYKVVCGLSFALLAMATPLLWITNQEDGHYLVPT, translated from the exons ATGGGAAAAAGTTTTAGTCCAACACTGTTGCGAGAGCTAGAAAATCTTGACAAAGATCCAGATAGCTACAAATCAGTGATGAGATCATTGAAGTCATATGTGAAAGATTTGGACATCGAGGCAATTCCGATCTTTGTTGCACAAGTTTTCGAGACTGCGAAAATCGGCTCCTTATCGAAGGAGCTCACAGTTTCTCTCTATGAAGTTCTTGCACAGGTTCATAGTGTCAAAATTGTTCCCATGATAGGTAGTATTATGCAATCCATAGTTCAGACCTTAGCATCAAGCGCAGGATCTTTACAGATTCAGGAAGCTTGCTCAAAGGTGGTTCTAGCTATTGCAAGATATGGAATTGACCCAACAACCGCAGAAGACAAGAAGAGGAACATAATTTGTTCGCTTTGTAAGCCTCTATGTGATGGACTCTCGAGTACTCAGGAGTGTTTGACCTCCGGTGCTGCGCTCTGCTTGAAGGCTCTAGTGGATTCAGACAACTGGCGGTTTGCCTCCGATGAAATGGTTAACAAGGTTTGCCTGAATGTGGCTGCGGCGTTAGAGGGGAAGTCTCAGGCCAATGCACACATGGATTTGGTTATGTCCTTAGCTAAGTCCAATCCTTTGATTGTTGAAGCCTATGCAAGACTACTCATACAAGCAGGACTAAGAATACTAAATGCTGGAGCTGAGATATTGGAGGCGAATTTTCAGAAGCGACTTGCAGCCATTCAAATGGTGAACTTGTTGATGAAATGTATAGACTCTAGGAGTATTTTCTCAGAGTTAGAACAGATAATTGAGAAGATGGAGATCTGTCAATTTGACAACATGGCATGTGTCAAAGATGCTGCGTATGAAGCTCTGCAAACTGCCAGGAGAATTACGGCAAGCAAAAAATCATGTGTAAAGAGTCCTGCATCAGTAACAGGGTCAAATTTTAGGAGTGACTGTATGGAGGCAGATAGTTTttatggtgatgaagatcattcTCCTACTGCATGTATTTCACCAGAACCACAAACCTTGGACTTTTTTCCTGGATATGAATATGCAGTGAAGTCTCCTATTTTAGCGAGTCAACCTTCGCAGCACTCAAAATATAGTCGAAGGGGTGTGAACCGGAAGCTTTGGAGTCAAGGAAATGGACGGATTGATGTGTCTCTCAGAGATGGTTTGTTCTCAGCTGTAGCTCAGGAAAATGCCTGGTCGGGACACACTGAGAATCCGTTTTGTAATCAAGCAAGAAATTTATCAGACGAGTTTGCTGGTTTCGTGAACATGAATTCTTGTCATAGAGTATCCAGAAGTACCACCACAAGTCCCCGA AGATCACAGATTGGAGTTAATTCCGACACCATGAACAACTTTATGACCCCTCAGAAGCTCATTCACTCTCTAGAAGATCCAGATGCCGAGACTTCGTGTTGCTCCAACAGGCAGAGCAGAAGGGTCAGGAGTCTATCGACCGGCAATGTGGAGAGGAGCCGAAGATCCAACTTCGAACATGACGAAAACTGTTTCACAGACTATGTGAACTGTGATTGTAATCCAAACGGAAGCTTATTTGATTATGATGAGTTCCAAGATGGGCAAGAACCAGTCTCACCAACAGATGACATTCCTGTTGGTTCTGCTTTGCAGGTGCCTCCTGAAAATAGTGATAACATTGAGACGGTTCGCATTCGAAAACCATTTCAGAAGACTAAATATAAAGTGGTTTGTGGCCTTTCATTTGCTCTTCTTGCAATGGCTACTCCATTACTATGGATCACCAATCAGGAAGATGGTCATTATCTTGTTCCTACATAA